The following proteins are co-located in the Fodinibius salicampi genome:
- a CDS encoding class I SAM-dependent methyltransferase produces MALEIRSPKYERAAITIPTEVAQLQKSFNGTVCSNKGDEYPIRDNITDLLDEETIEMSWAQSSNHWRLTATLYEEIWRKRSLSILTGDEFPIQKEQQLLSDWLNPERGKLYLDIGCSTALYGRLLKKEEPNCEVVSLDFSHQMLAEARIKSEAEQADQYLLRADARHLPFFGATFDGITMGGTLNELTDPTKVLYEARRVIKKDGVFFMMHLVKADAWYARLLQDSAGFGGLTFWTVDESNKMFSQTGFEVAEQFSKGIVCFTKLIPA; encoded by the coding sequence ATGGCTCTTGAAATCAGGTCTCCCAAATATGAACGGGCAGCTATTACTATTCCCACAGAAGTAGCACAGCTGCAGAAGTCCTTCAACGGAACCGTATGCTCTAATAAAGGAGATGAATATCCTATTCGGGATAATATCACAGATTTACTGGATGAGGAAACGATAGAAATGTCGTGGGCCCAAAGTTCTAACCACTGGAGATTAACAGCCACGCTGTATGAGGAAATCTGGAGAAAGCGCTCTCTTTCAATATTGACCGGAGATGAGTTTCCAATTCAAAAGGAACAGCAGTTACTTTCCGACTGGTTGAATCCGGAACGTGGCAAGCTATATCTGGATATTGGCTGCTCAACGGCCCTCTATGGACGGTTGCTGAAGAAGGAAGAGCCAAATTGTGAAGTGGTATCTCTTGATTTTTCTCATCAGATGTTGGCTGAAGCCCGTATAAAGTCAGAAGCGGAGCAGGCAGACCAGTACTTGTTGCGAGCGGATGCCCGACATTTGCCGTTTTTTGGGGCAACTTTTGACGGTATTACCATGGGAGGGACACTTAACGAGCTGACGGATCCCACAAAAGTTTTGTATGAAGCGCGACGTGTTATAAAGAAAGATGGCGTTTTTTTTATGATGCACCTTGTAAAGGCGGATGCCTGGTATGCACGTCTGTTGCAGGATTCAGCCGGCTTTGGCGGCCTTACCTTTTGGACCGTCGATGAAAGTAATAAGATGTTCAGTCAAACGGGATTTGAAGTAGCCGAGCAGTTTAGTAAGGGCATTGTGTGTTTTACCAAGCTTATACCAGCTTAG